Genomic DNA from bacterium:
TGACGGTTTGGGTGGCGGAGTTGGTGTGCAGGGTGGTCAGTGCTATGTGGCCGGTCTCGGCGACGGTGATGGCGGCGCTCATCGTGGGCGGGTCGCGCATCTCGCCGATCATTATCACGTCGGGGTCCTGCCGCAGACACGAGCGCACCGCGGCGACGGTGTCGGTGTAGTCGGTCCCCAGCTCCCGCTGCGTCACCAGGGATTTGCCCCGCTCGTGGCGGAACTCGATGGGGTCCTCGATGGTGATGATGTGGCGGGCGCTCTCCCGGTTTATCTTGGCGATGACGGCCGCCAGGGTGGTGGACTTGCCCGAGCCGGTGGGGCCGGTGACCAGGATCAGGCCCTTGGGCAGGGCGGTGAGGCCGGCGACTGACTTGGGCAGCCCCAGCTCCTCCAGGGAGGGGATGACGTCGGGGATGGCGCGGATGGCGCAGGCGGGCCCCTCGGAGGTACGGTAGACGTTCACGCGGAACCGGCCTTGACCCTCCAGCTCGTAGCCCAGGTCCACCTGGCCGGCGTCGTCGTAGCGGGCGCGGGCGCCGGGGCGGGACGAAAGGAAAAGCCCGGTGAAGGAGTTGGCCGTCTCCCGGGTGAAGGGCTCGAGGTTGGTGGGAATCAGCCGGCCGTCCATACGCATGTGCGGGGGATAGCCGACGACCACGTGGAGGTCGCTGGCCCCCTGGCTGCGCATCACGGAGAGGAGCTTTTCCGCCAGTTCCACGTCCGCTCCCAGAATAAAGTTACACCATCTTTTGTCCGCCGGGCGGACCGGCGGATTATGATACAAGCCGCGCGCCCGCGGGTCAAGGGCCCGCGAGGTACGTCCCAAGGGCGTCGGCCTGGAAGGAGAGAAAGCGCCTCGCCGGGGGCAGACCGGCGAGCATGACGGCGCCGTAGGCCTTGGTGAGGACGCGGGAGTCCAGAATCGCCACCACACCGCGGTCGGTCTTTTTTCGGATGAGGCGGCCGAAGCCCTGGCGGAGCCGGAGCACCGCCTCGGGCACGGAGTACTCGTCGAAGGGACGCCCGCCGCGCTTCTCGATCGCCTCCGACCGCGCAGCCACCACCGGGTCGGTGGGCACGGCGAAGGGGAGCCGGGCGATGATCAAGAGCCGCAGCTCGTCCCCGGGCAGGTCCACCCCCTCCCAGAAGGTGGCGGTGGCGAAGAGGACGCCGCGCCGCGCCTCCTTGAAGCTTCGCAGGAGCCGGGTCCGGTCGGAATCGCCCTGGGCCAGAACCTCGCAGCCCATACCCCGAAGGTCCTCCTCCAGCCCGGATTTGAACGCGCGCAGCGCCTCGTGGCTGGTGAAAAGAACCAGCGTCCCCCCGACCCGGTTCAGCTCGACCAGCCGCCGAATCTCCCCCAGGGCCTCAGCGAAGTATCGCCGGTCGCGGGGGTCGGGCAGACGGGGCAGGTAGAGCGCCGCCTGGGTCGCGAAGTCGAAGGCCGGCGGGAGGAGGAGCTCCTCGCCGGGCGGGAAACCCAGCCGGGTGGTGAGGTGGGAGAAGTCGCCGCCCACGGTGAGGGTGGCGCTGGTGGCCACGGCGACCTCGGGGAGGGACCAGAGCCCCGACTCCAGCATCGGACCGACCTCGAC
This window encodes:
- a CDS encoding PilT/PilU family type 4a pilus ATPase; its protein translation is MELAEKLLSVMRSQGASDLHVVVGYPPHMRMDGRLIPTNLEPFTRETANSFTGLFLSSRPGARARYDDAGQVDLGYELEGQGRFRVNVYRTSEGPACAIRAIPDVIPSLEELGLPKSVAGLTALPKGLILVTGPTGSGKSTTLAAVIAKINRESARHIITIEDPIEFRHERGKSLVTQRELGTDYTDTVAAVRSCLRQDPDVIMIGEMRDPPTMSAAITVAETGHIALTTLHTNSATQTVTRIIDAFPSGETRQIRIQLSFCLEAVVSQALLPQKEGSGRVLATEVLIATPAVRALIRDGKEHQLYSVIQSGHAHGMYTLNSSLTTLIGSGLVDREAALEASNRREELAEQLTEAGL